In Acidobacteriota bacterium, the DNA window CCTGCTCCAGCGCCGCCGCCAGAAGCTCCACGTAGCGGCCCCGCAGGGCGATGACCTCGGCGGCGGCGCCGGCCAGCAGCTGATTCCAGGTCGCCAGCTCACGGCCGCCGTCGGCGAGCACCTGGCGTTTGTGGCCGAGGATCTTGCGGTAGCGGGTCAGCGCCTCCAGCGCCGCCGGCCGCACTCCGATGACGCCGCGGTCGAGAAACCGCCGGCGCACCGCCGGCGGCCCGGTCAGCAGCTCCACTTGCTCACCGGTCCACGCCACCACCGGCAGCACCGCCAAATGCTCCGCCAAGGTGGTGGCGTTGCCGTTGACCCGTCGCTGGCGCCGCCCTCCGCCGGAGCGGCTGCCAGCCCCGCTCGACACCCAGCTCACCTCCAGGCGGGTACGGGCCTGGCCCTCCACCTCCGCCAGCAGCTCGAATCCGTCGGCCCCATGGCGGCAACAATCCGCCACCTGGGCGGTACGAAAGCTGCGGGTGGTGGCCAGCAGATAGATGGCTTCGAGGATGCTGGTCTTGCCGGCGCCGTTGCCCCCCAGCAGCAGATGGCCACCGGCCGCCGGCGACCAGGCGAGGGGTGCCAGATTGCGAAAGCGGCGGCCTACGAGATGGGCGAGCAAGCGGCGGCGGAGGGGTGCGAGAAGCCGGCGCTCACAGGCGCATGGGCATGATCACGCACAGGTAGCGGCGGTCCGGTCCGTCCACCGGATAGCCGACGCATTGGCTGGACTCGTCTTTGAGCTCCAGCCGCACCTCGTCGGTCTCCACCGCGGCGAGGAATTGGGACAGGTAGTCCGGGTTGAGGCCCAGCTGGAAGGTATCTCCGTCGTACTCGCAGGCGAGCTCCTCGGAGGCCTCGCCGAGGTCCGGGTTGGCGGCGGAGATGGTCAGGGCGCCGGGGGCGAAGCTCATGCGCACACCCCGGGCGCGGTCGCCGGTCAAGAGCGCCACGCGCCCCACCGCCTCCAGCAGGTGGCGGGTGCCAAAAATGATTTTCTTGTCGTTGTCCGAAGCGATGACCCGCTCGTAATCCGGGAAGGTGCCCTCGAGGATGCGGCATAGGAGCTCGCGGCGACCGAGGCGGAAACACAGATGGTGGGGCCCGCGGGAGAAGGTCAGGCCGCCGCTGCCGTCGAAACGCTGGAGCTCCTGGAGGGCCTTCCGGGGCACCAAGACGGTGGCCGCCTCGCCCTCGATGCCGGTGCCCTCGAGCTCCGACTCCACCACCGCCAGGCGGTGCCCGTCGGTAGCTACCAGCTCCACCGACGAGCCTTCGATCTTGAGCAGT includes these proteins:
- the recF gene encoding DNA replication and repair protein RecF (All proteins in this family for which functions are known are DNA-binding proteins that assist the filamentation of RecA onto DNA for the initiation of recombination or recombinational repair.), translating into MLAHLVGRRFRNLAPLAWSPAAGGHLLLGGNGAGKTSILEAIYLLATTRSFRTAQVADCCRHGADGFELLAEVEGQARTRLEVSWVSSGAGSRSGGGRRQRRVNGNATTLAEHLAVLPVVAWTGEQVELLTGPPAVRRRFLDRGVIGVRPAALEALTRYRKILGHKRQVLADGGRELATWNQLLAGAAAEVIALRGRYVELLAAALEQVLKEAALDFPAIRLRYRPSPRQSWVDGQSASAGVSSTAGPDGEAAVAAALERAADQERRRRMPLVGPHRDELVIAWADHQLRRVASAGERKALGLCLLAAHGRVLGSHGPEPVYLLDDADTELAPATLESVWQVFAAAGQLFATSNRPDVWSSIPFAARWRVAGGEVSESS
- the dnaN gene encoding DNA polymerase III subunit beta, producing MEIRLDRSEFLTELAPMQGIVERKSTIPVLSHLKLTTRDGKLHLAATDLDVSLTSWCEADVAADGGITVQAKKFMEIIRSLRSDEVTLRLDEPKELTITAGHSRFKIHGQAPEDFPTLPEFNEEQSTEIPFQSFRRMVAKILFAISADESRFQLNGALLKIEGSSVELVATDGHRLAVVESELEGTGIEGEAATVLVPRKALQELQRFDGSGGLTFSRGPHHLCFRLGRRELLCRILEGTFPDYERVIASDNDKKIIFGTRHLLEAVGRVALLTGDRARGVRMSFAPGALTISAANPDLGEASEELACEYDGDTFQLGLNPDYLSQFLAAVETDEVRLELKDESSQCVGYPVDGPDRRYLCVIMPMRL